The Streptomyces sp. NBC_00454 DNA segment GGCCGGCGCGGCCTCCTCCGCGAGCTCGGCGGAATGGTGGAACCCGTTCGTCAACTTCGCGTCCGGCAAGGCCGTGGACGGCGACCGGGGAAGCCGGTGGGCCAGCGAATGGAACGACGACCAGTGGATCCAGCTCGACCTGGGCTCGGTGAACCTGGTCAAGCGGGTCACCCTCGACTGGGAGGCCGCGTACGGGAAGTCGTACCGCATCGAGGTCTCCACGGACGGGGCGAACTGGCAGACGGCCTGGTCCACGACCACCGGTGACGGCGGTCTGGACACGGCGCAGTTCGCCGGGGTCCCGGCCCGGTACGTACGCGTCCACGGAGCGGGACGCGGCACGCAGTGGGGTTACTCCCTGTACGAAGTCGGCGTATACAGCAGCTGAGAGAGGTCGCGCGCGGCGTCCGGGGGCGGTTCGGCCCCCGGACGCCGCGCGCGGAGCACCACAAGGAACGAGGGGGACGCGTACATGGCACGGATGCCGCTGACCGACCGGCGCACGCAGCTGACGGAGGCCGCGATCCGCGCGATGACACGCGACGGGGTGTCGCGGACCACGACCCGGTCGATCGCCGCCGAGGCCGGCGTGTCCCTGAGCGTCTTCCACTACTGCTTCGACTCCAAGCAGGCCCTGCTGGAATCGGTCATGGAGTCGATCACCGGCCACTACATCACGCTCGTGAAGGCGGCGATCCAGCCCCGGGAGACCCTGCGCGAGACCGTCCGGGCGGGCTTCCAGGCCTACTGGGACCACGTGGCGGCCCGGCCGGGCGAGCACATGCTCACCTACGAGCTCACCCAGTACGCCCTGCGGCAGCCCGGGTTCGGGCATCTGGCGCGCAGGCAGTACGAGTTGTACTGCGAGACGTACGGGGAGCTGCTCGAGGAGCTGCGCCGGATCACCCCGTTCGAGCTGAGCGTCCCTGTGTCCGTGCTGGCCCGCTACCTCGCGGCCATGACGGACGGGGTGACCCTGAACTTCCTCGCCCTCGGCGACGAGAAGGCGGCCTCCGAGATCCTCGACATGATCGCCGACCACGTGGCCGGGCTCGCCCGCGAAAGCTGACGCCTACTCAGCTCGCCACCCGGAAGCCGATGTTGGACGTGGAGCTGTCGGGGGTGTTGGAGCTGCGGGCGGCGACCCGGTAGCGGTTGCAGTACGAGTCGTGGCACAGGAACGAGCCCCCGCGCATGGCCCGCGAGGTGCGGTCCGGCCCGAACCAGTCGGAGCACCACTCCCACACGTTGCCGACCGCGTTGTAGAGCCCGTAC contains these protein-coding regions:
- a CDS encoding TetR/AcrR family transcriptional regulator encodes the protein MARMPLTDRRTQLTEAAIRAMTRDGVSRTTTRSIAAEAGVSLSVFHYCFDSKQALLESVMESITGHYITLVKAAIQPRETLRETVRAGFQAYWDHVAARPGEHMLTYELTQYALRQPGFGHLARRQYELYCETYGELLEELRRITPFELSVPVSVLARYLAAMTDGVTLNFLALGDEKAASEILDMIADHVAGLARES